A DNA window from Dehalococcoidia bacterium contains the following coding sequences:
- a CDS encoding phosphatase PAP2 family protein — translation MTRDAALAAQAAPSLPRRFVAAIETHRAFRDAFEIGLVVIAFLLYFIVRGLVVDRHDEALANAQTIMDWERALGIFWEPRLQEWVLDKRWLIEINNFIYFWLDFPLIAIVGIWMYFYRRHEYTVARDAILLSGAIALVIYNLYPVMPPRLLPTGEFVGTIEKYSDLSYQAQSTQAFVNPYAAVPSLHFGWAMILGGAVVLSTKNPLVRAIGLSLPWLQLASIVFTGNHYILDAFAGLVVCLAGVWLALAMQRWGYPAIKREVERRWGPTNTPAEAGTTPALSE, via the coding sequence ATGACGCGTGACGCGGCATTGGCGGCGCAGGCGGCGCCATCACTGCCCCGCCGTTTCGTGGCGGCGATCGAAACGCATCGCGCGTTCCGTGATGCGTTTGAGATCGGGCTCGTCGTGATCGCGTTCCTCCTGTATTTCATCGTCCGCGGCCTCGTCGTCGACCGCCACGACGAAGCGCTCGCCAACGCACAGACGATCATGGATTGGGAGCGGGCGCTCGGTATCTTCTGGGAGCCACGACTGCAGGAGTGGGTGCTCGACAAGCGCTGGCTGATCGAGATCAACAACTTCATCTACTTCTGGCTGGACTTTCCGCTGATCGCCATCGTCGGAATATGGATGTACTTCTATCGGCGCCACGAATACACGGTCGCGCGTGACGCGATCTTGCTGTCAGGCGCGATCGCACTCGTCATCTACAACCTGTACCCCGTGATGCCGCCGCGGCTCCTGCCGACGGGCGAGTTCGTCGGGACGATCGAGAAGTACAGCGACCTCAGCTACCAGGCGCAGTCGACGCAGGCGTTCGTGAACCCGTACGCCGCCGTGCCGAGCCTGCACTTCGGGTGGGCGATGATCCTGGGCGGCGCAGTCGTCCTCTCGACGAAGAACCCGCTCGTCCGGGCGATCGGTCTCAGCCTGCCATGGCTCCAACTGGCATCGATCGTGTTCACCGGGAACCACTACATCCTGGACGCCTTCGCCGGGCTCGTGGTGTGCCTGGCGGGCGTCTGGCTGGCGCTGGCGATGCAGCGGTGGGGTTATCCGGCGATCAAGCGCGAGGTCGAGCGCCGGTGGGGGCCAACGAACACGCCTGCCGAAGCCGGCACCACGCCGGCGCTTTCGGAATGA
- a CDS encoding DUF3105 domain-containing protein, producing the protein MDRKNAAGTGSATPSRRTPVKAPGAGGPPWMPIAIVGGTIAVVALIAYLIFQSIGDSGEGLSASEKAEQDSSTSLPGEFVPSQGAAHFGFTFSREREPTPFCEGVEHSGNGDSGGAATPQSGGGEGGDPTPGAATPDDAATPDDALTPDDASTPLSTQEGATAVVPTDCYNSNPPSSGEHLGVLANVEIADGIILPRIPPDPNVYPDDVFIPREAIPHILEHAGVFVGYNCEDGDQQCADVVEELTGLVNDRIDNNDDRVVMANDPDLPEGTIGVSSWTRVLNMSAADYDEDAVEDFIGTHACRFDPEGFCG; encoded by the coding sequence ATGGACCGCAAGAACGCGGCGGGTACAGGATCGGCGACGCCGTCGCGGCGCACGCCCGTGAAGGCGCCCGGCGCCGGCGGCCCGCCGTGGATGCCCATCGCGATCGTCGGCGGCACGATTGCCGTGGTGGCGCTCATCGCCTACCTGATCTTCCAGTCCATCGGCGACAGCGGCGAAGGCCTGAGCGCCTCAGAGAAGGCCGAGCAGGACAGCAGCACTTCGCTCCCCGGCGAATTCGTGCCCTCGCAAGGGGCGGCGCACTTCGGCTTCACCTTTTCGCGTGAGCGGGAGCCTACCCCATTCTGCGAGGGCGTCGAGCACTCGGGCAACGGCGATAGCGGGGGCGCGGCGACGCCACAGAGCGGCGGCGGCGAAGGCGGCGATCCGACGCCCGGCGCGGCCACGCCCGATGATGCCGCGACGCCGGATGATGCATTGACGCCCGATGATGCCTCCACACCGTTATCCACGCAGGAGGGCGCTACGGCGGTCGTGCCGACGGACTGCTACAACAGCAATCCGCCGTCCTCGGGCGAGCACTTGGGCGTGCTGGCAAACGTGGAGATCGCGGACGGCATCATCCTGCCCCGCATCCCGCCGGATCCGAACGTCTACCCCGACGACGTGTTCATTCCGCGCGAGGCGATCCCGCACATCCTGGAGCACGCGGGCGTGTTCGTCGGATACAACTGCGAGGACGGCGACCAGCAGTGTGCAGACGTCGTCGAAGAGCTGACGGGCCTCGTGAACGACCGCATCGACAACAACGACGACCGCGTCGTAATGGCGAACGACCCGGACTTGCCCGAAGGGACAATCGGCGTGTCATCGTGGACGCGCGTGCTCAATATGAGCGCGGCCGATTACGACGAGGACGCCGTCGAAGACTTCATCGGGACGCACGCCTGCCGCTTCGATCCCGAAGGCTTCTGCGGATAG